A genomic stretch from Bacillus sp. E(2018) includes:
- a CDS encoding LysE family transporter: MNITSFLVYCFVVTFTPGPTNIVILSTVHNFGTKKAMNYTYGATFAFGVLLVVSAMLNTILISIIPRILIVMKLIGSLYMFYLAYRIYRIDSSKRTVNQTATFMSGFLMQFLNPKVVLFTMTVIPSFVLPHYINKFAVTLSVLVITLIGFLAFLTWVLFGTIFKAFLQKHNKVVNIMMALFLVCSAIMIWM, encoded by the coding sequence ATGAATATTACATCTTTTTTAGTATATTGTTTTGTTGTAACGTTTACACCAGGACCTACTAATATCGTTATATTATCCACAGTACATAATTTCGGTACAAAGAAAGCAATGAATTATACTTATGGAGCTACCTTCGCTTTTGGTGTATTACTTGTTGTTTCAGCTATGCTGAACACAATTCTTATATCAATCATTCCAAGAATATTAATTGTTATGAAGTTAATCGGTAGTTTGTATATGTTCTATCTTGCTTACCGAATCTACAGAATAGATTCATCAAAGCGAACTGTAAACCAAACTGCTACCTTTATGTCAGGATTTCTTATGCAGTTTTTGAATCCAAAGGTTGTCTTGTTTACAATGACTGTAATTCCCAGCTTTGTTTTGCCGCATTATATCAACAAGTTTGCAGTGACGCTCAGCGTTTTAGTTATTACTCTTATAGGGTTTTTAGCATTCTTAACTTGGGTTCTTTTCGGTACAATTTTCAAGGCGTTTTTACAAAAGCATAATAAGGTTGTTAATATAATGATGGCGTTATTTTTAGTGTGTTCGGCCATTATGATATGGATGTAG
- a CDS encoding metalloregulator ArsR/SmtB family transcription factor: MKKEIPLLNPITTASHQDLEKYEQKFKALADQQRLQIINILAVKESVCVCDLTPIIDMPQSKLSYHLKILLEADLIKKEKQGTWNYYSLNVSELKGILSDQLCCVFLPSSC, encoded by the coding sequence ATGAAAAAAGAAATTCCTTTATTAAATCCCATAACTACAGCATCACACCAAGATTTAGAGAAATATGAACAAAAGTTTAAAGCGCTCGCTGATCAGCAGCGACTGCAAATTATCAATATCCTGGCTGTTAAAGAAAGTGTATGTGTTTGTGATCTCACGCCGATTATTGACATGCCGCAATCCAAGCTATCGTATCATCTAAAAATTCTGTTAGAAGCAGACTTAATAAAAAAGGAAAAACAAGGTACCTGGAACTATTATTCTTTGAATGTAAGTGAACTAAAAGGAATTTTATCAGATCAATTATGCTGTGTGTTTTTACCATCATCTTGTTAA
- a CDS encoding DedA family protein, producing MENWLINIMNEFGYWGILLLIALENVFPPIPSEIILTFGGFMTNSSDLNIVGVILAATVGSVLGAVILYGVGLQLDVERMEKIIDRWGHILRLTKKDIHKADAWFDKYGPWTVFFCRFIPLIRSLISIPAGMSNMNFGLFLVLTTFGTLIWNIALVNLGAYFGASWEVIVGYMDVYSKIIYAVLALLFVAVVMLYVRKRRQNS from the coding sequence ATGGAGAATTGGTTAATCAATATTATGAACGAATTTGGATATTGGGGAATTCTACTGTTAATCGCATTAGAAAACGTATTTCCCCCGATTCCATCTGAGATCATTTTAACTTTTGGAGGGTTCATGACGAACTCTTCAGACTTAAATATAGTAGGAGTCATTTTAGCGGCAACAGTAGGTTCTGTTTTGGGAGCTGTGATTTTATATGGAGTAGGACTGCAGCTTGACGTTGAACGAATGGAAAAGATCATAGACAGATGGGGACATATCCTTCGATTAACAAAGAAAGATATTCATAAGGCAGATGCATGGTTTGATAAATATGGCCCATGGACGGTATTCTTCTGCCGTTTCATTCCGTTGATTCGAAGCCTAATCTCTATTCCAGCTGGGATGTCCAATATGAATTTTGGTTTGTTCCTTGTTCTTACAACGTTCGGAACGCTGATCTGGAACATCGCTCTCGTTAATTTAGGTGCGTATTTTGGAGCTTCATGGGAAGTCATTGTAGGGTATATGGACGTTTACTCCAAAATCATCTATGCTGTTTTGGCCTTACTCTTTGTAGCTGTAGTCATGCTCTATGTACGAAAGCGAAGACAAAATAGCTAA
- a CDS encoding zeta toxin family protein, with product MMWNWLKAKVSYFSRDRSLPFKETKVTYTDEQGTYTKEREALHQKIMATIIKKSKMDNLQPPIAVLVGGGSASGKTSLCETIVKQNLKKKKRRLITIDPDEIKKQIPEYQSFQKKFPSSAAALVHKESVDISEKLIHQMLETKRSFLLEGTMAKTGKYVTLVDSLQKRRYEVLVYIVDVPLEIAIEREAIRAKKTGRSIPRHVIEHTHRRIPKTFLAIKDGVFCLEGYDNQFGLKLFISRHFLDENRYTEFLRKSTFRVK from the coding sequence ATGATGTGGAACTGGTTAAAAGCAAAGGTTTCATACTTTTCGCGGGATAGGAGTCTTCCGTTTAAGGAGACGAAAGTAACTTATACAGATGAGCAGGGGACGTATACAAAAGAACGGGAAGCTCTGCATCAAAAAATTATGGCTACAATCATTAAAAAATCAAAAATGGATAACCTTCAACCTCCGATTGCTGTACTAGTTGGAGGAGGGAGTGCTTCAGGGAAGACATCTTTGTGTGAAACGATCGTGAAACAAAACTTAAAAAAGAAGAAGAGACGTTTGATTACAATAGATCCGGACGAGATAAAAAAACAAATCCCTGAATATCAATCCTTTCAAAAAAAATTCCCGAGTTCAGCCGCTGCACTTGTTCATAAAGAATCGGTGGATATCTCAGAAAAGTTAATCCATCAAATGTTAGAAACCAAAAGATCGTTTCTGCTCGAAGGGACGATGGCGAAAACAGGAAAATACGTAACCCTTGTGGATAGCTTACAAAAAAGAAGGTATGAAGTTCTCGTGTATATTGTAGATGTACCTCTTGAAATTGCAATCGAAAGAGAAGCGATCAGAGCTAAAAAAACGGGGCGATCTATACCTAGGCATGTTATTGAACATACACATAGGCGTATTCCAAAAACTTTTTTAGCGATTAAAGATGGTGTTTTTTGTCTTGAGGGATATGACAATCAATTTGGATTAAAGCTCTTTATCTCTAGGCATTTCTTAGATGAAAATAGATATACCGAATTTTTGAGAAAGAGTACGTTTAGAGTTAAATGA
- a CDS encoding permease — MWMDTFQSFLSIAIELSILFVVISFVINLLQAYIPYEKVEKYLGGKNKGIGALFALLFAFVTPFCSCSTIPVVVNMLKKKMPFSIVMVFLFSSPVLDPTIITIMGVLLGWKVTILYTIITAVFSVIIGFALEALGFEKSVKNVVMSGYQEKTKKFDVKVALLETMNLMRSVYPYLLLGAAVGAGIHGLVPTNWIANTFGSDNWWIVPIAAVVGIPLYIRLSSMIPISQVLIAKGMALGPVMALMISSAGASLPEVVLLKSIFKKELVIMFVLSVITMSTISGFIFYLV; from the coding sequence ATGTGGATGGATACCTTTCAAAGTTTTTTAAGTATAGCCATTGAACTTTCGATTCTGTTCGTAGTGATCTCGTTTGTTATCAATTTACTTCAAGCTTATATCCCTTATGAAAAAGTTGAGAAATATTTGGGAGGAAAGAACAAAGGAATAGGAGCATTATTCGCATTACTCTTTGCTTTTGTAACACCTTTTTGTTCTTGCTCTACCATACCAGTTGTTGTGAACATGTTAAAAAAGAAAATGCCTTTTTCCATAGTGATGGTTTTTCTTTTTTCCTCACCCGTACTTGATCCCACGATCATCACTATTATGGGAGTGTTATTAGGGTGGAAAGTAACGATCCTCTACACCATCATCACAGCGGTATTTTCTGTGATCATCGGTTTTGCACTTGAAGCATTAGGATTTGAGAAATCAGTAAAGAACGTCGTGATGTCAGGGTATCAAGAAAAAACGAAAAAGTTTGATGTGAAAGTTGCTCTTTTAGAAACAATGAATTTGATGAGGAGTGTTTATCCTTATCTTTTACTCGGAGCAGCTGTTGGAGCTGGTATTCATGGATTGGTACCAACAAATTGGATTGCAAATACGTTTGGCAGCGATAACTGGTGGATCGTTCCGATAGCGGCGGTTGTAGGGATTCCTTTATACATCAGGCTATCGAGCATGATTCCGATCTCTCAAGTTCTGATCGCAAAAGGAATGGCGCTTGGCCCTGTGATGGCACTCATGATCTCATCAGCTGGTGCTAGCCTTCCAGAGGTTGTTCTCTTAAAGTCCATTTTCAAGAAAGAACTCGTCATTATGTTTGTCCTATCTGTGATTACCATGTCAACAATCTCTGGTTTTATTTTCTATCTTGTTTAA
- a CDS encoding MerR family transcriptional regulator → MGKAYRIGELAEVTNVSKRTIDYYSQIGLLQPLRTDSNYRLYDEETIHVLGLIEHYKKLNMPLHEIKSVIELVKLKSTENEQVEKYVDQIAELMKHLEAEIKEIKPIMESLNDKQREVLLNKVSPQGMTLAHSLLLLFG, encoded by the coding sequence ATTGGGAAGGCGTATCGTATTGGTGAACTAGCAGAGGTAACAAATGTATCTAAAAGAACCATCGACTATTATTCCCAGATTGGTTTACTCCAGCCTCTTCGAACGGATTCGAATTATCGATTATATGACGAAGAGACGATTCATGTATTAGGGTTGATTGAGCATTATAAGAAGCTGAACATGCCCTTGCATGAAATCAAGTCTGTGATTGAACTAGTCAAATTGAAAAGTACTGAAAATGAACAGGTCGAGAAGTACGTGGACCAGATCGCAGAGCTCATGAAACACCTAGAGGCAGAGATCAAAGAGATCAAACCGATCATGGAGAGTTTAAACGATAAGCAAAGAGAGGTGCTCTTAAATAAAGTCTCTCCTCAAGGCATGACTTTAGCGCATTCATTACTTTTACTTTTCGGGTAA
- a CDS encoding hemolysin family protein: MEIINLIMVAILIALTAFFVATEFAIVKIRTTRLDQLVAEGNTKAVAARKVVGNLDEYLSACQLGITITALGLGWLGEPTVEHLLHPLFVEFDLSESVSSILSFIIAFALITFLHVVIGELAPKTLAIQKAEAVTLRIAKPIMFFYKIMYPFIKTLNGSARIFTGWFGLKPASEHELAHSEEELRLILSESYKSGEINQSEFKYVNNIFQFDDRTAKEIMVPRVDMVTLDKSETVKESIAVVTEENYTRYPIIDGDKDSVIGMVNMKQVLTDFVNGKNPDASLEEYVRPVIQVFETMPIHDLLLKMQKERVHMAILIDEYGGTSGLVTVEDILEEIVGEIRDEFDEDEVPDIKKVDENRTILDGKVLISEVNDLFGLNINDEDVDTIGGWILSEKMEIKMGDEVSVENYRFKILEIDGYHVKSLEVLNVKNEESIN, translated from the coding sequence TTGGAGATTATTAACTTAATTATGGTAGCTATTTTAATTGCGTTGACTGCTTTTTTTGTAGCTACCGAATTCGCGATTGTAAAGATTCGTACAACAAGACTGGATCAACTCGTTGCAGAAGGAAATACGAAAGCGGTAGCTGCTAGAAAGGTTGTCGGAAATCTCGACGAGTACCTTTCAGCCTGTCAGCTTGGTATAACCATTACAGCATTAGGATTAGGGTGGTTAGGAGAGCCGACGGTAGAGCACTTGTTGCATCCTCTTTTTGTAGAGTTTGATCTGTCTGAGTCTGTTTCAAGTATCTTATCGTTTATTATCGCCTTTGCTTTAATTACATTCTTACACGTAGTTATTGGAGAGCTTGCACCAAAAACACTTGCTATTCAAAAGGCGGAAGCCGTTACGTTAAGAATTGCAAAACCAATCATGTTTTTCTATAAGATCATGTATCCGTTTATTAAAACATTGAACGGATCTGCGCGTATTTTTACAGGATGGTTTGGTTTGAAGCCTGCATCTGAACATGAACTAGCTCACTCGGAGGAAGAGTTGAGACTCATTCTTTCTGAGAGCTATAAAAGCGGTGAGATCAACCAGTCAGAGTTTAAATATGTAAATAATATCTTCCAATTCGACGACCGTACCGCCAAAGAAATCATGGTACCTCGCGTTGATATGGTAACACTCGATAAATCAGAAACAGTTAAAGAAAGCATTGCTGTTGTAACAGAAGAGAACTATACTCGATATCCGATCATAGATGGAGATAAAGACAGTGTTATCGGTATGGTAAACATGAAGCAAGTATTAACAGACTTCGTTAACGGCAAGAATCCAGATGCTTCACTCGAAGAGTATGTAAGACCTGTTATTCAGGTTTTTGAAACGATGCCTATTCATGATCTATTATTAAAAATGCAGAAAGAACGTGTTCATATGGCGATCTTGATCGATGAATATGGTGGTACTTCAGGACTTGTTACGGTTGAAGATATTCTTGAAGAAATCGTAGGCGAAATTCGAGATGAATTTGATGAGGATGAAGTGCCTGATATCAAAAAGGTCGATGAAAACAGAACAATTCTTGATGGTAAAGTATTGATTTCAGAAGTGAACGATCTTTTTGGTCTAAACATTAACGATGAAGATGTGGATACGATCGGTGGATGGATTCTTTCTGAAAAGATGGAGATCAAAATGGGCGATGAGGTTTCAGTGGAAAACTATCGTTTCAAGATTTTAGAAATTGATGGGTATCATGTTAAGTCACTTGAAGTATTAAATGTGAAGAACGAAGAATCTATAAACTAA
- a CDS encoding DUF3990 domain-containing protein, producing MLANNRYRTVYHGTTLFAAKLIQQNGIWLEAQRLRTDFGQGFYVTFSRAQAKSWSYFRAKNKQLSLGILNQLNLSESDYLNHPDTKIPAYLAFSLDLHALQRLQGRIFPLPHEEKWQLNNDAWKDFVKTSRKGIKHNFDFVYGPVWSGHFNSTGEIKASPFKEQLSFHNHSALHCLSSPMIIKLPPQKWMNSSEFEKHDQDEFISEVGKSLIKISTMKEKKAHHFIQKFMMNHSLSDLHSHETALYWAFTILYQSKRIWIDEYERCLDSII from the coding sequence TTGCTTGCAAACAATCGATATCGTACGGTCTATCATGGTACTACTTTATTTGCCGCTAAGCTCATCCAACAAAACGGTATCTGGTTAGAAGCACAAAGATTGAGAACTGATTTTGGCCAAGGCTTTTACGTCACTTTCAGTAGAGCACAAGCTAAATCATGGTCTTATTTTAGAGCTAAGAACAAGCAGCTTTCTCTCGGAATATTAAATCAATTAAACCTCTCTGAGTCAGACTATTTAAACCACCCAGATACAAAAATTCCAGCTTATTTAGCATTCTCATTGGATCTACATGCCTTGCAAAGATTACAGGGCAGGATTTTTCCTTTGCCACACGAGGAGAAATGGCAATTAAACAATGATGCTTGGAAAGACTTTGTAAAAACGTCTCGTAAAGGAATTAAGCATAATTTCGACTTTGTATATGGTCCTGTTTGGAGTGGACATTTTAACAGTACAGGTGAAATAAAAGCTTCTCCATTTAAAGAACAACTTTCATTTCATAACCATTCAGCTCTACATTGTTTATCCAGTCCAATGATTATCAAACTCCCACCCCAAAAATGGATGAACAGTTCAGAATTTGAAAAGCACGATCAAGATGAGTTTATCTCTGAAGTCGGTAAAAGTCTTATCAAAATAAGCACAATGAAAGAGAAAAAAGCTCATCATTTCATTCAAAAATTCATGATGAATCACTCATTGTCAGACCTTCATTCTCATGAAACCGCACTTTATTGGGCATTTACTATACTCTATCAATCCAAAAGAATATGGATTGACGAATACGAACGTTGTCTCGATTCCATCATTTAA
- a CDS encoding AraC family ligand binding domain-containing protein: MDQFIYKKSAGVTALSASFTDFTYKKHSHMEYAIGVTLRGIQRYNLDGSLQLSYQNGVMLFNPEQAHDGMAHDETGLDYVMLYIEPKLLLEVIEKKDIVRFQTPIVYDQRLEQRILNLSYAILSGKDEALCSELFLSLTDSLIQTNLSTDNKKDHALIKRIKDRLHTDLEKVFKLEEICKDLNLSKYQFIRLFKAHTGISPYQYFLNCKVEHAKHLIEKNRDVYSAVTECGFVDLTHLNKHFKSVYGTTAFEYMSHIH, from the coding sequence GTGGATCAATTTATCTATAAAAAATCAGCAGGAGTAACTGCGTTGTCAGCAAGTTTTACTGATTTTACTTATAAAAAACATTCTCACATGGAGTATGCAATAGGTGTAACATTGCGTGGTATTCAACGATATAACTTGGATGGCAGTCTACAATTATCTTATCAAAATGGGGTTATGCTTTTTAATCCAGAACAGGCGCATGACGGAATGGCACATGATGAGACAGGTCTTGATTATGTAATGTTATATATTGAGCCGAAATTGCTTTTGGAGGTTATTGAGAAAAAGGATATCGTACGTTTTCAGACCCCTATTGTTTATGATCAAAGGCTTGAACAAAGAATATTAAATCTTTCATATGCAATATTAAGCGGAAAAGATGAAGCATTGTGCAGTGAGTTATTCTTGTCCCTCACAGATAGCCTTATTCAAACTAATCTTTCTACTGACAATAAAAAAGATCACGCACTAATTAAGAGAATAAAGGATAGACTTCATACAGATTTAGAAAAAGTATTTAAACTTGAAGAGATATGTAAGGATCTTAATTTGTCCAAATATCAGTTTATCCGATTATTCAAGGCTCATACTGGCATTTCACCCTACCAATACTTTCTTAACTGCAAGGTAGAGCATGCAAAGCATTTAATAGAAAAAAATAGAGATGTTTATTCAGCAGTTACTGAGTGTGGCTTTGTAGATTTAACCCATCTAAATAAACACTTTAAAAGTGTATATGGAACAACTGCATTTGAATATATGTCACATATACATTGA